The genome window TATATATATAGAAATTTATTTAATCTCTTTCTTCTTAAACAATTCACTTTTCGCAGATTTATAGAAAGATACACTCATTAAGATCATCACAATTGAAAATGGTAATGCTGCAATGATTAATAAATTCTGTAATCCTTGTGTTCCTCCAAAGAACATAATTACAGCTGCAATCGCTGATAATATAATTCCCCAAGAAATCTTAGTCGCTGCATGTGGTGTGTTTGTACCTCCACCAGATAACATTCCAAGGACAAACGTTGCCGAGTCTGCTGAAGTAATAAAGAATATCGCAATCACTACAATCGTAATGAGTGATAGTAAGAATCCAAGCGGATACTGCTCAAGCATCATGAATGTCGCAGTCTCTAATGTTGCTTCTGAAATCTTCGCTAATCCATTCTTTTCTATATGAATGGCACTTGTTCCAAATACAGCAAAGAATAAGAAACATACTAGAGCTGGAACAATTAAAACACCTGCCATAAATTGTCTAATCGTGCGTCCCCTTGAAACGCGTGCTATGAAAATACCAACAAATGGTGCCCAACTGATCCACCATGCCCAATAGAAGATCGTCCAACTATTGATCCATTTCCTAGCCTCATCATCTTCTGGGGCAATACGTAAACTCATTTGGAAAAAGTCAGCAACATAATTTCCCAATGCATTTGTAAATGTATTTAATATATACATACTCGGACCTACAATAAATAATACTAGAAGTAATACAAATGCTAATCCCATATTGCTTGTACTCAGCACCTTGATTCCTTTACCTATTCCAGACCAAGCTGAAATGATAAATAATGCAGTGGCTACAATTAGAATAATCAGTTGTACAGTAAATGATTGAGGAATATCAAATAAATAATTGAGTCCACCATTAATCTGTCCTGTTCCAAATCCTAATGTTGCTGCAACTCCAAATACAGTTGCTAAAACAGCTAAAATATCAACAAGTTGTCCTAGCCATCCTTTCATACGTGCTTCACCAAAAATTGGAATCAGTGTTGAACTCACTAAGTTTGGATAACCTCTATGGAAGCTAAAGTAGGCAAAGACTAATGCAACAATCGCGTATACTGCCCAAGCATGAATACCCCAGTGGAAAAACGCAAATTTCATGGCGTCATTAATTGCTTTCGGAGTACCAACTTCTGCTACTGGTGCATTTAAAAATGCATGTTGTGTTGGTTCAGCAGTTGTCCAAAAAACAAGTCCAATACCCATTCCTGCACTAAATAACATGGCAAACCAAGCCCCTGTTGAGAACTCTGGTTTTTCCCCTTCTTTACCTAAACGAATCTTACCAAACTTTGAGAACATTAAATAAATACAAAAGACTAAAAATAAAAGAACTAATATTAAATAATACCAACCAAAGTATTCAGAAAAGAATGATGTAATTTTAGCAGTTGCTTCTTCCATTTGAGTCGGTTGGATTGATCCCCAAATGACGAAAATCATACAAACTGCCAATGCTACGTAAAAGACACTTGTTACTTTTTTCCCCAATATAATCACCTCAACTATATACATACCTGTCTTCTTAAAATATAAACTCTATTTATTAAATATATATCAAAACTGACGATATTAAAAAAAATAAGACCTAACCTGTTTGGTTAGATCTTATACATACATTTATTATAGTAACCCAGTCCACTGCCAATAAGTAAACGTAAAGAGTAAAATTAATAAGTATCCAATGACTGTAATTGGTATACCAGTTTTCAATAAATCTTTTGCATCAAACGTACCTGTTCCATAGGCTAACATATTTTGAGGTGCTGAAACAGGAAGTAAGAAACCAAAACAAATTAAGTATTGTTGAATCAATACAAACCCTAAAGATTGATCTCCTAAGTTCATACTTTGTGCCAGTGAGATGAACACAGGGATAAGCGCTGAAGCTAAACTCGTTGCACTGGCAAATCCTAAGTGTATCAATATATTAAATATACCAACTAAAGCAATAACAGCAACAATAGGCCATGTCGTAAGCCCTAAAGCTCCAAATGTCATATCACTAAGCCAAGCCGCTCCTCCTGTAGATAACAGTAATGAACCAAGTGATATACCGATAGCAAATACAATAATAGTCCCCCAGTTGATCGTCTTCTCGACTTCCTTCCACTCGAATACTCCGATCTTTGGCGCTAACATTAGAGCTAGTGCTATGAGTGTAACAGATGCTGAATCAAGCGGATGTAAAATTTTCTCCGTAGACCAGAGTAGTAACAACCCAATCGCAATAACGACTAATCGAATTTCTTTACCTTTCATCGGACCAAGTTCTGATAGTTCCTTTTGAATTAACGCTTTACCCCCATCAATTCGATCATATTCTGGTTTGACAAGTGTTGTCATGACAAAATATAACACAACACACATAATGATAGACCAAGGTGCGGCCCATATAAACCATTGAATCCAACTGACTTCTTCATCCATTGCCGAATTAATGAATCCTAAAGCTACAAGGTTTTGAGCTGCTGCTGTTTTAATTCCAATATTCCAAATAGACACTGCATGCACAGCAGTAATGACTAATAGTGCGCTCATACGACTCTTCTTCTCCAATCCAAACGCTGCCACCATTCCGATAAGAATTGGTACAACTGCACCAGCTCTAGCTGTTGCAGACGGTACAAAAAAGGCCAAAATTGTTGCAACAATAATTGCACCAGCAACAACCGCTTTTGTTTTATCACCTACGATTGATAAAACATAAAGTGCTATTCTTTTGTGTAAATTAGTAATCTGCATCGCACTTGCCAAGAACAGTGCCGCTGCAACTAACGCAACCGCAGATGTTGAGAATCCTTTAAAAGCCAAACTCAATGCATTTTTAGACCCAAATAATTCATCACTTGCCATATCAGGTTTCCCTAGCTGCTCACCTAATGTTTCAACCGGTGAAAATCCAATTAATAAGATGATTAAACCAACAATCATAACAGATGATACTGAATAAGAAACTGCTTCAGTCACCCACATAATGATCGCAAATGCAAGAATCGATAAACTTCTTTGTCCCATCACTGTAAGGCCTTCAGGTGTTGGTAAAATATTGATGATAATCATTACTGTTAATGCAACAAAAACCCACACCATTTGAAACTTGTTTTCTTTTTCAACTTTACTCATCTTGATCACCTCTCTATTTGTAATCTTTTTCTCTATACTATTATTATATGTTATTTTATTCACAAAGTCATTAAATTATAAATATCTTCACAAATCCTTAATAAAAAAAGAGAACAACTAGCAATTACGCTAATCATTCTCCTTCATTTATTTGACTTTGTTCATAAAGAACTTTGTACCCATTGTAATAGATAAACCTAATCCTGCATATATGCCGCTAAAAACAAACGTTGTTTGGTCAGATATAGAAAAACCTTGAAATACGGTTAATATTAAAACTGCTGTCCAAAATAATATAATTACTTCAAATGCAATTAATGTAAATATTATTGATTTCATAGTCTTTGACTTTGCAAATAAGAATCCTAACAATATAAACAATATAGGATTTAATAAATATAGATATATTGATTCCATATAGACCTCCTTTAATCTAGAACTCTTGCGATGAGCATAATTTGTTCGTTCAGACTAATTTGATCAATGAGCATTGATATATAATGATTTGTCCCTCTATATTGTTCAACACCATAATTTGTATACATACTTAGTGCAATCTGTGTTCTTAATGAAGACTTCATGAAAAATACCTTCTTATCTTCAAAATAATTCAAAGTATTAAATAAGTAATCTAAATTTTGATGCATATCCATAAAAGTCAAAAATATAACACTTGCATAATGCTCTTTTTCTATGACTATCCCGATGCGATTTAAATGCCTTATAAAATAGTGAACACGCTTTGCAAAATGAGGGTTTCTTTCTTCGGTTAACAGTGTAGAAAATGTTGCCAAAATACACAATCCAGAATTAGATGTATAATGAAGTGTCGTATATTTATTTAAGTAGTATTCATACATATTTACGAGTTCAAATGGGCTATACAATGTCATTTGAGCCAGTATTCCACTCATTATAATGATATAATGGGAACTTTGATTAAATGCATCTTCTTTCATTTTATCATGGATATAAATTAATCTCTTAATAAACTCTTCCACGGTCAAAGAATGATTCGATGTTAAAAAAATCAATGTAACAATGTATGACTGCTCTTTACTCATCCCGCTAATTTTTCTAATCTGTTGCATCGTATTAAAATATTGAGAGACGGTAATGTCAGTCGTACCATGTCTATATAAATAACCACAAATAAGATAAGCTGCATCTTTTGGCAATTTCGAACGTAGTTTATAATAATTGCGATATTCTCGATACTTCCGAAGTAAACACTCGGTATCAATCTCTTGTTCATTCATCAAAATTCTCGCCAAAACAATATGACTCTTAGATTCTATAAAGGGTATTTTCATATTGCGGAGTACGTCAATGTGTGTAGTAATTTGTGTAGCATGAAGTAAAGCTGAATTAGAACTCAACCGTTTTTCCTCCTGGTATTATGATTTCCCCACTTTTTTTAACAGATTTTGCAATTCAACTTGTTCTGTTTCTGTTAAGTTTTCAAAGATTTTATTTACAGCCTTCGCATGCTTTGGGAAAGCTTCACCAATCAAAAGCAGGCCTTTAGTACTTAATTTAATATATGTCACTCTTTTATCATTTTCACATACTGATTTTCTAATATATCCTTCTTTTTCAAGTTTCTGTATCACATACGTCATACTACCACTCGTGAGAAGAATGCTCTGCGCTATTTTTTGGATAGGTTGTTTTCCTTTATGATACAAAAGTTCAAGCACACCAAATTCTGTTGGACTAACGCCATATTGTCGGATATCTTCTGCTGTTTTTTTCTCAACTGCATGGAAAGCTCTACTTAATATGACCCATGATTTTAAAGATTTTTCTTCAGACATAATGACGTCACCTTTTCTTCTATATTAGAATTATTATACTTTAAAGTATAATAATTTACAATTATTCTTCTAATTTGATTGCTTATTAACACTAGATTTGGGACCAATTAACCTAAAGCTATTCAACGTTACGAGTATGGTTGCCCCGACATCACTAATAATTGCGATCCACATCGTCAATAATCCTGGGATAATCAGCAACAATGCGATTATTTTCAAACCTAATGCAATTATAATATTTTGCCAGATAATTCTTTTCGTTCTCATGCTCAACTTAAATATTGTAGGTAGAATCATTAGATCTTCGGTAAGATTCTGGATATCACTAGCCTCAATGGCCGTATCATTTCCTCTTGTTCCCAACCAGCTTCAGCATCGCGAACCAATTTGATTGCTTCAGGATTCATTTGTCTTACCTCACATTTATCCATTGAATACCTCCATGTATACTTTTATTCAAACATCTATTTGAATATGATTTTATCATAAAAAAATATACATTCAAAAATCGCTTTGAATGTTTATTTTAGTATTTTACTATATGATTCTTTATATTATTAATTAATGCATCAATACCTTATAAAGTTTCTTAAACCACGTCTGGATTCGTTGTAAGTTTCAAAAAGAATATACTACCAATCCATGCTGTAATACATATCGTGGCACCCATTGGTATTGCCGATCCTTCAATTAGCCCAGACATTGGTGTTGCAATTGCCCCAAAGATAAGAGGTAATGTCCCTAAATGTGCACTCGCACTGCCTGCATTATGATATTTACCTCTCATACCAAGTGTAAATGTGCCTGTTAAAATACAACCGATACTCATCATATACGTAAAGATACTGATCACCATAATAAATAATGGCCCCATCATAATTGCACTAATGAGTATTGCAAAAGAGGTAAACATTGAAGATATTATAAACCATTTAAGAACACGCCATTCTGAGAAGTAATCGCTTAGTTTTCCAAATAGGAAGCTCCCTAATACAATCGCAACACCATTAATTCCAAATAAAAGACTAAACATTTGTGGTGTTACGCCATAGAGTTCTTGATAAACAAAAGGCGTCCCCGATACAT of Abyssicoccus albus contains these proteins:
- a CDS encoding SLC13 family permease — protein: MSKVEKENKFQMVWVFVALTVMIIINILPTPEGLTVMGQRSLSILAFAIIMWVTEAVSYSVSSVMIVGLIILLIGFSPVETLGEQLGKPDMASDELFGSKNALSLAFKGFSTSAVALVAAALFLASAMQITNLHKRIALYVLSIVGDKTKAVVAGAIIVATILAFFVPSATARAGAVVPILIGMVAAFGLEKKSRMSALLVITAVHAVSIWNIGIKTAAAQNLVALGFINSAMDEEVSWIQWFIWAAPWSIIMCVVLYFVMTTLVKPEYDRIDGGKALIQKELSELGPMKGKEIRLVVIAIGLLLLWSTEKILHPLDSASVTLIALALMLAPKIGVFEWKEVEKTINWGTIIVFAIGISLGSLLLSTGGAAWLSDMTFGALGLTTWPIVAVIALVGIFNILIHLGFASATSLASALIPVFISLAQSMNLGDQSLGFVLIQQYLICFGFLLPVSAPQNMLAYGTGTFDAKDLLKTGIPITVIGYLLILLFTFTYWQWTGLL
- a CDS encoding DUF4003 family protein; its protein translation is MSSNSALLHATQITTHIDVLRNMKIPFIESKSHIVLARILMNEQEIDTECLLRKYREYRNYYKLRSKLPKDAAYLICGYLYRHGTTDITVSQYFNTMQQIRKISGMSKEQSYIVTLIFLTSNHSLTVEEFIKRLIYIHDKMKEDAFNQSSHYIIIMSGILAQMTLYSPFELVNMYEYYLNKYTTLHYTSNSGLCILATFSTLLTEERNPHFAKRVHYFIRHLNRIGIVIEKEHYASVIFLTFMDMHQNLDYLFNTLNYFEDKKVFFMKSSLRTQIALSMYTNYGVEQYRGTNHYISMLIDQISLNEQIMLIARVLD
- a CDS encoding BCCT family transporter, which gives rise to MYIVEVIILGKKVTSVFYVALAVCMIFVIWGSIQPTQMEEATAKITSFFSEYFGWYYLILVLLFLVFCIYLMFSKFGKIRLGKEGEKPEFSTGAWFAMLFSAGMGIGLVFWTTAEPTQHAFLNAPVAEVGTPKAINDAMKFAFFHWGIHAWAVYAIVALVFAYFSFHRGYPNLVSSTLIPIFGEARMKGWLGQLVDILAVLATVFGVAATLGFGTGQINGGLNYLFDIPQSFTVQLIILIVATALFIISAWSGIGKGIKVLSTSNMGLAFVLLLVLFIVGPSMYILNTFTNALGNYVADFFQMSLRIAPEDDEARKWINSWTIFYWAWWISWAPFVGIFIARVSRGRTIRQFMAGVLIVPALVCFLFFAVFGTSAIHIEKNGLAKISEATLETATFMMLEQYPLGFLLSLITIVVIAIFFITSADSATFVLGMLSGGGTNTPHAATKISWGIILSAIAAVIMFFGGTQGLQNLLIIAALPFSIVMILMSVSFYKSAKSELFKKKEIK
- a CDS encoding MarR family winged helix-turn-helix transcriptional regulator, which translates into the protein MSEEKSLKSWVILSRAFHAVEKKTAEDIRQYGVSPTEFGVLELLYHKGKQPIQKIAQSILLTSGSMTYVIQKLEKEGYIRKSVCENDKRVTYIKLSTKGLLLIGEAFPKHAKAVNKIFENLTETEQVELQNLLKKVGKS